GGGAGCCGAGGCCAATGAGGCTGCAATCAAGCTCAGCCGGAGATATTTCAAGGAACACCTTGGCCAGAACAAGTTTGAGATAATCGCGGCACATAACTCCTTTCATGGCAGAACCATGGCGACGCTGACGGCAACCGGGCAGGACAAGTTCAAGATCGGCTTTGATCCGCTGCTTCCCGGCATCAAACATGCAGCCTTCAATGATATCGAAGACCTCAGGAGTGCAATAACAAATGAGACCTGTGCTATTTTGCTGGAACCTGTCCAGGGAGAGAGCGGAGTCCGGATTCCTGATGCCGATTACTTTAAACAGGTGAGAAAGCTCTGCGACGATAACAACGTGCTTCTGATCCTTGATGAGGTCCAGACCGGTATCGGCAGGACAGGCAAGCTTTTTGGTTACGAACATTTCGGTATTACGCCCGATATCATAACCATTGCGAAGGGTCTGGGCGGGGGCTTTCCGATCGGAGCCATGCTGGCCACTGATGAGGTTGCGGCTGCTTTTCAGCCCGGGACACATGCCTCCACCTTTGGCGGCAATCCCCTGGCATGCACTGCCGCGATCACAACCCTTGAGGTTCTGCTGGAAGACGGCTTCGTCCTGGACCAGTGCCGGAGAATGGGCAAGTATTTCAAAAAGAAACTTGAAGCACTGCAAAAAGACTTTCCTGAAACGATTTCAGAGGTGCGGGGTATGGGTCTGCTTATTGCCATGGAACTGTTTCGGGACTGCGCGCCTATTGTGAAAGCATGCATTGACCGGGGTGTGCTGATTAACTGCACTGCAGGCAATGTACTGCGGTTCATGCCACCGCTCATCGTCACGGAAAAAGATATCGACCACCTTGCCGACGTACTCGAGCAGGTGTTTGACTCATTGGCCTAAGGGAGAATCATGAATAAAGATATCCTGAAAATATCGGACCTGACAAAATCTGAAATAGAATCGGTAGTGAACCGCGCTGTTGCGCTCAAGGCCGGCAAAGATGCAGGTGCCTGCCCGCTGATCGGCAAGAATATCGGACTCTTCTTTGAGAAGCCCTCAACACGAACCCGGCTCTCCTTTGAGGCAGGTATCTATCAGCTTGGCGGCAATGCCATCTGCATGAATCCTGAGGAACTCCAACTTGGCAGGGGTGAGACGATCGCGGATACAGCCAGGACGATATCGCGGTATCTGAATGCCTTCATGATGAGGACCTTGTCTCATGCCACCATCGAGACCCTTGCAGCAAACAGCACCATACCGGTGATCAACGGCCTAAGCGATTTGCATCATCCCTGCCAGGCGCTTGCTGATGTGATGACCCTGCTCGAAAAGAAAGGCAGGATCGAAGGGCTGAAGGTCGCCTATATCGGCGACGGCAACAATGTCTGCAACTCCCTGATCGAAGCGGCTGCGGTCCTGGGCTTTCATCTGACAATCGCCTGTCCTGAGGGTTTTGAACCCCACAGCGAGATACTGGAAACTTCGCGTGCACAGGCAAAAAGCGAGATTCTCGTGCTCAGGGATCCCCGGGAGGCTGCGGGTATGGCTGATGCCGTGTACACTGATGTCTGGGTAAGCATGGGACAGGAACAAGAGGCTACGCATAAAAAGATGAAGTTTAAGGGATATCAGATAAATACAACGCTCCTCTCCTGCGCAAAGAAAGATGCTCTCGTTCTTCACTGTCTGCCGGCCCATCGCGGAGAAGAGATAACGGACGAGGTGATAGACGGGCCCCAGAGTGTTGTCTTTGATCAGGCAGAAAACCGCCTGCATACGCAGAAGGCACTTCTTGAGATGCTGCTCGTACATTAATCTTCATGGATAACGTCCTCTCAGTCATCGCACTTGGCGGTCTCGAAGAGATCGGCCTTAATATGACGGTCATGGAATACGGTGAAGATATGATCGTCATCGACGCCGGTCTTATGTTCCCGACAGAGGACATGTTAGGCGTTGATTTCGTCATCCCTGACTTCACCTATGTGCTCGAAAACAGAGACAAGGTAAGAGGGATATTTCTTACCCACGGGCATGAAGACCATGTCGGCGCTCTTCCTTTTCTGCTCAAGGAAATAAACGTTCCGGTATATGGCACACCGCTTACGATCGGTCTCGTCAGAGAAAAACTGAAAGAACACAAGATGGATGATATCCAGCTTATCACGGTTAACCCCCGGGACATCATTGAGGCCGGAGCGTTCACGCTCGAACCGATACGGGTGACCCACAGTATTGTTGACGGTGTTGCGTATGGGATAAAGACACCTGCAGGTCTCATCGTGCATACCGGAGACTTCAAGCTCGATCCGACCCCTGTTGACGGCAAACTCATGGACTTTCACAAATTCGCAGAGTATGGCGAAAACGGCACGCTGCTGCTCCTTTCAGACAGCACCAACGCGGAACGCGGCGGCTTCACCTTCTCTGAAAAAGAAGTGCGCAGGGCCTTTGAGGATATCTTTTCCGATGCAAAGGGAAGGATCATCATTTCAACGTTTGCATCGAATATACACAGGATACAGCAGGTGATCGATGTTGCGGTCATGTTTGGCAGAAAGGTCATTCTTACCGGCAGAAGCATGGTGGCAAATGCCCAGATAGCGCTTGATCTGGGGTATCTCAGCATACCGTCTGAAACCTGGCTGAAACTGGAAGACCTGAAGAACCTCAATGACAGCGAGGTCGTGATCATGACCACCGGGAGCCAGGGTGAGCCTATGAGTGTGCTCTCAAGGATCGCGACAGACGAACATAAGCAGATAAAGATCAAAGAAAACGACATCGTGATACTTTCCGCAAAGGTAATTCCCGGAAATGAGCGTGCGATTGGCCGGATCATCAACTACCTTTTCCGGCGGGGCGCAAATGTCATTTATGAAAAGGTATCGGAGATCCATGTCTCAGGCCATGCATCAAAAGAGGAGCTTAAGTTGATGCTGAACCTGGTAAGACCGAAATATTTCATGCCGGTGCACGGTGAGTACCGGCACAAATTCTACCATGCCAGGCTTGCAGAGAAGATCGGCATCCCGAAGGAAAACATCTTCAACCTCGAAAACGGCGATGTGCTCGAGGTCTCGGAGGACGAGACGCGCAAGGCAGGCAAGGTCGCCACAGGCCGCATCTTCGTGGACGGCAAGGGCGTGGGTGATGTCGAAGACATGGTGCTCCGGGACAGACGACGGCTGGCCCATGACGGCATCGTGATCGTTATCATCACGATCGAGAAATTGACCGGCAGCGTCGTATCCGGTCCTGATATCATTTCACGGGGATTTATCTTTGAAGATGCGTCACAGGATGTGCTCAATGATGTAAAGGAGCTTGTGTATCTGACCCTTTCCGGGATGACTCCTGAACTCATTGCAGACAAGGCCATTGTTGAGGCAAAGATCAGAAGCGTTCTTAAGAAATACCTCAGAAACACCATGGACCGCAAGCCCATGATCATGCCGCTTGTATTTGAAGTGTAGTGGTTCAGGATAGCAACCCGCCAAATCTGGTATAATCAACATCATGATAGAAGCCTTGATTTTAGGGATTGTGCAGGGTCTGACCGAGTTTCTGCCCGTCAGCAGCACTGCCCATCTTATCCTTTTCCCCTGGTTCTTCCGCTGGAGCGGAGAACTCGATTCACTCACCTTTGACGTTGCACTTCATGCAGGGACGCTGCTTTCTCTTGTCCTGTGCTTCTGGAAAGACTGGATCGACCTGCTCCTCAGGAGACAGAAACTTTTCATGCTGATCGTAATAGCATCAGTCCCGGCAGGCATTGCAGGCGTTCTGCTGGGAGATCTTGTCGAGCACGCCCTCAGGAGGCCTTCTCTTATTGCGGCATCGCTCGTCGTCTTTGGCGGCGTTATGCTGCTGGCAGAGAAAATGGGCAAGACACGGACCGTTGCCAGTATTGACTTTACCGATGCACTGATAATCGGTCTTGCACAGGCTGTCGCCCTCATCCCCGGGGTCTCCCGCTCGGGCATAACCATATCAGCCGGGTTGTTTCGCGGACTTGAACGCGAGGCTTCAGCGCGCTTCTCATTTCTGCTTTCGACGCCTATCATTGCCGGTGCAACGCTGCTTCATGCACGCAAACTTCTTAAGACAGGTGCTGACCATAACATGTCTCTTTTTCTGATCGGTTTTATTGCCGCAGCAGTTTCCGGATTTGCAGCCATAACGTTCCTTCTTAACTTCCTGAAGAAACACCCGCTGAATCTCTTTGCCTATTACCGGTTCGGGCTTGCCGTTGTTATCATTGCAGGGATATGGCTAAGAACCTAGGCAGGATAAAAGAGGAGATCCTCGGGGTCATATCGATCCTGTCCAGCCTTTACATTGGCCTAAGCCTCTTCAGTTTCACCAGGTGGGACTCATCGCTCTTCACCTATACGAAAACAGCCACGAAAAATTACGGTGGAGTAATCGGAGCCTATATCTCTGACCTGCTTATCTCCTTCATCGGTTTTGCCGCTTATCTGGTACCAGCTGCGCTTGTAGTCTATGGCGTCAGAAGGCTGATGAGCAGAGCAAAAAGGAGGGTCTACCTGCTTGGGACACTCCTTCTCATATTCTCCGTCTCTTTCCTTTCATCGCTTGTACTCAGGACCTTCCATGTTACGACAGAAAACAACCCCGGAGGCATTATAGGATCGTTGACCGCCGGCCTGCTTGAGCATTATCTATCGATGCTTGGCGCCTACCTGTTTGGACTCTCCTGCTTCTTCTCTTCACTTATCCTCTTGCTTCCGGTAGCCATCAGCCCTTCACTTTTTGCCCGCAAAGTCGGGGAGGAGCAAAAGAAAAAACCGGAGAAGGGTATCCTGCAGGATGACATCCTGATAACAGAACCGGAAGACGATATGCAGCCCGAAATCATTGAGCAGCTGCATTCAATAGAGCCCGATGAAGGATCCGAACCCGAGCCCAAGCAGAGGACACGGCCGCTCCAGAAGCCCATAAAAACAAAGGATGGCTATATCCTTCCGACCTTTGAGCTGCTTGCAGAATATGATACGTCAGCTGCACGGCCATCCAATGAGGAATTAAAGACAAATAGGGAACTGATTAAGGCCAAGCTCGCTAACTTCGATGTCGAGGGAGAGATTACGCATGTTCAGCCCGGGCCGGTGATCACGCTCTACAAATTCGAGCCGGCTCCTGGCGTCAAGATCAACAAGGTCGTATCGCTTGCCGACGACCTGTCACTGGCGCTGAAGGCCCAGAGCATCAGAATATCACCATTGGCAGGGGAAAACACGATCGGCATCGAAGTGCCGAACAAGAAGCGGGAGATCGTTTCTTTGCGGAGCATTATAGGATCTGACCGCTTTCAGAAGAGTCCATCCAAACTTACCCTTGCCCTGGGCAGGGATATTGCCGGGGAGACGGTCATCGCAGACCTCACCAAAATGCCGCATCTTCTTGTGGCGGGTCAGACCGGTGCAGGCAAGAGTGTTTCCGTAAACTCCATGATCATGAGCATCCTCTTCAAGGCTTCGCCGCGCGAGGTAAAGATGCTGATGATCGATCCAAAACTGATTGAGCTTTCGATGTATGACGACATTCCTCATCTCATCTCGCCGGTCATCACAAACCCCAAGCAGGCGGCAGAGGCATTGAGAAAGATGGTCTTTGAGATGGAGCGGAGATACCGGCTGCTTGCAGAAAAAGGCGCACGGAATATAGATGGATACAACAAGGTTGCGACAGAGGATGAGCAGATGCCCTTTATCGTCATCTTTATCGATGAACTTGCCGACCTCATGTTCGCATCGTCCCGTGAAGTCGAAGATTCCATAACAAGGCTGGCGCAGATGGCAAGAGCGGCAGGCATACATCTGATCATCGGCACCCAGAGGCCCTCCGTTGACGTTATCACCGGCATTATCAAGGCAAACCTGCCGTCAAGGATATCGTTTAAGGTAACAACAAAGATCGATTCAAGGACGATTCTTGACACCATGGGCGCTGAGCAGCTCCTCGACAAGGGCGACATGCTCCTTATGCTCTCAGGCCAGGGTATCAAGCGTGTGCACGGTGCGCTGGTGACCGAAGACGAGATCCATCAGGTCACCGCCTTTATAAAGCCGCAGGGCTCGCCTGACTACTCGATCTATGAGCAGATCCCTGTTGAGTCACCCGCTTCTTCTGAAGGGGATTCTGACGAACGGGATGAGATGTATTACAAGGCATGCGATTTCGCGGAGTCTGTCGGACAGGTATCGATCTCATCGATCCAGAGAAAGTTCAAGATCGGGTACAACAAGGCGGCACGTATCATGGAACTGATGGGGGACGACGGCCTTGTCGGCCCGCCAAAAGGCGCAGGCAAACCCCGCGATTTCCTCAGGAGGCCACTATGAATAAGAGTCAGTTGTTATATCGCTTTCCGACAATATGCCTAGTCCTAATCTTGGGTTCACTGGCAGCCCTTTCCCCTGCCGTCTCTCTGGGGGCTGGCACTGACGACGCAGTTGTCCGCATCCAGAGGGCGTATGAGGACATAAAGGACATGAAAGGCGTTTTCGTTCAGAAAAATGTGATCAAAGACCTGAACAAGACAGACACATACACCGGAGACTTTTTCGTCAAGAGACCGCTCAGAATGAAATGGGCCTACAAGGGCAAGGCCAGCCAGGACCTGCTGATAAACAATGATACGGTCCTTATCTATAAGAAAGGCGACAACCAGGCATACCGTTCAAAGTTCAACAAGGAAACCTACGGACAATCGCCGGTTGTGCTTCTTACCGGCATGGGAAATATCAGGGAAGAGTTCGTGGTCACCGGCACAGAGAAAGTCCTTACGCTGAAGCCAAAGAAACCTATGGCCGGGATCATATCGATTACCCTGCACCTCTCTGATACCGGTTTCCCGATCAGGTCCTTCACGATCAGGGATGGCCGTAACACAGTCGAGATCGAACTGAATGATGTCAGGATCAATACCGGAATCAAAGATTCGCTCTTTGACCTGCATCTGCCTAAAGAGGTAAATGTCTTTGAACAGCCTTCTTGAAATTGAAACGATAACGCATATTCGCCGTAAGCCGATTACGGCAATACTGCGCCCCATGCAGAAATAATTTCGGACCATGCTGATCCTCGGCATAGATACCTCTTGTGATGACACTTCTGCAGCGGTTGTTCAGGACGGCAGAAAGATCATTTCCAATATCGTTTCGAGCCAGTCCGATATTCATACCAAATATGGCGGCATTGTGCCTGAGCTCGCCTCACGGCGACATATCGAGATGATCCTGCCGGTTGTTGAAGAGGCGCTGAATCAGGCAGGCTTTGCGCTTCCGGATCTTTCAGCATTGGCCGTCTGCCACGGCCCCGGCCTCATCGGTTCTCTCCTCGTGGGCTGCTCTTTCGCAAAAGCGATAAGCTACGGAAAAAATATTCCTCTCGTCGGTGTCAACCATCTCGAAGGCCATCTGCTGTCTCCGTTTCTTGAAGAGCAGGCCCCTGAATTTCCGTTTATTTCCCTTGTCGTTTCCGGCGGCCATACCAGCCTTTACCTTGCAGAAGACTATGGAAGATATACCGTAATGGGAAAGACCCGCGATGACGCAGCAGGTGAGGCCTATGACAAGGTCTCAAAACTCCTCGGACTGGGCTATCCGGGCGGCCCGATTATCGACAGTCTGGCCAGGGAGGGAAATCCCAAGGCTGTCTCTTTTCCGAGGGCCTATCTCCCTGATACCCTTGATTTCAGTTTCAGCGGGTTAAAAACAGCAGTGCTCCAGCATGTCAAAGGCTTGCCTTCTGATCCGGCCCTCAGCACAGCCCCATCGCGTCTCCCTGACATTGCGGCCTCTTTTCAGGCAGCGGTTCTGGATGTGCTCGTCAGAAAGACCGAATGGGCGGTCAGTAAGACAGGGATTCGAAGGGTTACCCTTTCAGGCGGTGTATCTGCAAACAGCGGCCTCAGACAGAAAATGACCGAGATGGGGAAGAAAAATAATGTTGAAGTGTTTATACCATCGGTTGCGCTCTGCACAGACAATGCTGCCATGATCGCAGCTGCAGGCTATCACCGTTTTCTGAAAAACGAGTCAGCCGGCCTTGACCTCAATCCCAAGGCCTACCTGTCGCTGTAAATCAGATTTTGTTTCGCTTCAACCTGACGAGAAACGCCACAGCAGTGGTGAACATAACAATGCTGATGCCCTGTGAGGTCGAAATGCCTGGCATCACAAAACCTCTTTCGATATCTCCCCTGAAAAGTTCGATAAGCGCCCTGATGATAGAATAGTTCAGGACATACATCCAGAAGACCTGGCCATGGAATGTCTTCTTCTTTCTGATCAGGATAAGGATGGCAAAGTTCAGCAGTTCTGCAGCGGATTCATAGAGCTGGGTCGGATGAAGAGGCACACCAAGGATCGCAAGAGACTCGGGATTGCTGAAGGTGACTGCCCAGGGAAGGTCAGCAGGCTTTCCATAACAGCAACCGGCACAGAAACAGCCCAGCCTGCCTAATGCATGGCCGATTGCAATAGACGGAGCCCATACATCAATAGTCTGCCAGAGCTTGAGCCCCTGTCTCTTTACATAGATGATGACCGTAGGCAGGGCGAAGATGACTCCGCCGTAAAAGACAAGCCCGCCCTCCCATATCTTTATCATGTCAACAGGATGTTCGGCAAAATGGGGCCAGTTTGTTGCGATGAACAGGATCCGAGCACCGATAATGCCTGAAAAGAGCGCATAGAAACCAAGATCAGTGATCTTATCCTTTGGCAACCCTTCCCGCGCCGCCTGTCTGAGGGCAAGCAACAAGCCAAGCAGAAAGGCCGAAGCAATCATAAAGCCGTAGGTATGGATCGTAAGAGGGCCTATTTTGATAAGGACAGGAAACATTATCTCTTTTTTCCGAGGATACTGATCGCCATAAAGACCATACCGACAGAAAGGGCGGAATCAGCCACATTGAAAGCAGGCCAGTGATGCCCGGCAACGGCGATGTCAACAAAATCAACAACGTACCCGAGGGTAAGCCGGTCAATAAGGTTTCCCGCAGCACCCCCTGCAAGCAGAGCAAAGATGCGGTGGTCTTCCTTGTCCTTTATAATGACCCATGACATGAAGATAATCGCAGCAACAGAGATGCAG
This genomic stretch from Nitrospirota bacterium harbors:
- a CDS encoding acetylornithine transaminase — its product is METKKLIEESELYLMHTYNRFPIVLKKGRGLKVWDWDGKEYLDFVGGIATNCLGHCHPKVVVAIQKQAQRLIHVSNFYHIEPQIRLAKLLVEHSFADKVFFCNSGAEANEAAIKLSRRYFKEHLGQNKFEIIAAHNSFHGRTMATLTATGQDKFKIGFDPLLPGIKHAAFNDIEDLRSAITNETCAILLEPVQGESGVRIPDADYFKQVRKLCDDNNVLLILDEVQTGIGRTGKLFGYEHFGITPDIITIAKGLGGGFPIGAMLATDEVAAAFQPGTHASTFGGNPLACTAAITTLEVLLEDGFVLDQCRRMGKYFKKKLEALQKDFPETISEVRGMGLLIAMELFRDCAPIVKACIDRGVLINCTAGNVLRFMPPLIVTEKDIDHLADVLEQVFDSLA
- the argF gene encoding ornithine carbamoyltransferase, with the translated sequence MNKDILKISDLTKSEIESVVNRAVALKAGKDAGACPLIGKNIGLFFEKPSTRTRLSFEAGIYQLGGNAICMNPEELQLGRGETIADTARTISRYLNAFMMRTLSHATIETLAANSTIPVINGLSDLHHPCQALADVMTLLEKKGRIEGLKVAYIGDGNNVCNSLIEAAAVLGFHLTIACPEGFEPHSEILETSRAQAKSEILVLRDPREAAGMADAVYTDVWVSMGQEQEATHKKMKFKGYQINTTLLSCAKKDALVLHCLPAHRGEEITDEVIDGPQSVVFDQAENRLHTQKALLEMLLVH
- a CDS encoding ribonuclease J, yielding MDNVLSVIALGGLEEIGLNMTVMEYGEDMIVIDAGLMFPTEDMLGVDFVIPDFTYVLENRDKVRGIFLTHGHEDHVGALPFLLKEINVPVYGTPLTIGLVREKLKEHKMDDIQLITVNPRDIIEAGAFTLEPIRVTHSIVDGVAYGIKTPAGLIVHTGDFKLDPTPVDGKLMDFHKFAEYGENGTLLLLSDSTNAERGGFTFSEKEVRRAFEDIFSDAKGRIIISTFASNIHRIQQVIDVAVMFGRKVILTGRSMVANAQIALDLGYLSIPSETWLKLEDLKNLNDSEVVIMTTGSQGEPMSVLSRIATDEHKQIKIKENDIVILSAKVIPGNERAIGRIINYLFRRGANVIYEKVSEIHVSGHASKEELKLMLNLVRPKYFMPVHGEYRHKFYHARLAEKIGIPKENIFNLENGDVLEVSEDETRKAGKVATGRIFVDGKGVGDVEDMVLRDRRRLAHDGIVIVIITIEKLTGSVVSGPDIISRGFIFEDASQDVLNDVKELVYLTLSGMTPELIADKAIVEAKIRSVLKKYLRNTMDRKPMIMPLVFEV
- the uppP gene encoding undecaprenyl-diphosphatase UppP, producing MIEALILGIVQGLTEFLPVSSTAHLILFPWFFRWSGELDSLTFDVALHAGTLLSLVLCFWKDWIDLLLRRQKLFMLIVIASVPAGIAGVLLGDLVEHALRRPSLIAASLVVFGGVMLLAEKMGKTRTVASIDFTDALIIGLAQAVALIPGVSRSGITISAGLFRGLEREASARFSFLLSTPIIAGATLLHARKLLKTGADHNMSLFLIGFIAAAVSGFAAITFLLNFLKKHPLNLFAYYRFGLAVVIIAGIWLRT
- a CDS encoding DNA translocase FtsK 4TM domain-containing protein; protein product: MAKNLGRIKEEILGVISILSSLYIGLSLFSFTRWDSSLFTYTKTATKNYGGVIGAYISDLLISFIGFAAYLVPAALVVYGVRRLMSRAKRRVYLLGTLLLIFSVSFLSSLVLRTFHVTTENNPGGIIGSLTAGLLEHYLSMLGAYLFGLSCFFSSLILLLPVAISPSLFARKVGEEQKKKPEKGILQDDILITEPEDDMQPEIIEQLHSIEPDEGSEPEPKQRTRPLQKPIKTKDGYILPTFELLAEYDTSAARPSNEELKTNRELIKAKLANFDVEGEITHVQPGPVITLYKFEPAPGVKINKVVSLADDLSLALKAQSIRISPLAGENTIGIEVPNKKREIVSLRSIIGSDRFQKSPSKLTLALGRDIAGETVIADLTKMPHLLVAGQTGAGKSVSVNSMIMSILFKASPREVKMLMIDPKLIELSMYDDIPHLISPVITNPKQAAEALRKMVFEMERRYRLLAEKGARNIDGYNKVATEDEQMPFIVIFIDELADLMFASSREVEDSITRLAQMARAAGIHLIIGTQRPSVDVITGIIKANLPSRISFKVTTKIDSRTILDTMGAEQLLDKGDMLLMLSGQGIKRVHGALVTEDEIHQVTAFIKPQGSPDYSIYEQIPVESPASSEGDSDERDEMYYKACDFAESVGQVSISSIQRKFKIGYNKAARIMELMGDDGLVGPPKGAGKPRDFLRRPL
- a CDS encoding outer membrane lipoprotein carrier protein LolA, whose product is MNKSQLLYRFPTICLVLILGSLAALSPAVSLGAGTDDAVVRIQRAYEDIKDMKGVFVQKNVIKDLNKTDTYTGDFFVKRPLRMKWAYKGKASQDLLINNDTVLIYKKGDNQAYRSKFNKETYGQSPVVLLTGMGNIREEFVVTGTEKVLTLKPKKPMAGIISITLHLSDTGFPIRSFTIRDGRNTVEIELNDVRINTGIKDSLFDLHLPKEVNVFEQPS
- the tsaD gene encoding tRNA (adenosine(37)-N6)-threonylcarbamoyltransferase complex transferase subunit TsaD — encoded protein: MLILGIDTSCDDTSAAVVQDGRKIISNIVSSQSDIHTKYGGIVPELASRRHIEMILPVVEEALNQAGFALPDLSALAVCHGPGLIGSLLVGCSFAKAISYGKNIPLVGVNHLEGHLLSPFLEEQAPEFPFISLVVSGGHTSLYLAEDYGRYTVMGKTRDDAAGEAYDKVSKLLGLGYPGGPIIDSLAREGNPKAVSFPRAYLPDTLDFSFSGLKTAVLQHVKGLPSDPALSTAPSRLPDIAASFQAAVLDVLVRKTEWAVSKTGIRRVTLSGGVSANSGLRQKMTEMGKKNNVEVFIPSVALCTDNAAMIAAAGYHRFLKNESAGLDLNPKAYLSL
- the lgt gene encoding prolipoprotein diacylglyceryl transferase is translated as MFPVLIKIGPLTIHTYGFMIASAFLLGLLLALRQAAREGLPKDKITDLGFYALFSGIIGARILFIATNWPHFAEHPVDMIKIWEGGLVFYGGVIFALPTVIIYVKRQGLKLWQTIDVWAPSIAIGHALGRLGCFCAGCCYGKPADLPWAVTFSNPESLAILGVPLHPTQLYESAAELLNFAILILIRKKKTFHGQVFWMYVLNYSIIRALIELFRGDIERGFVMPGISTSQGISIVMFTTAVAFLVRLKRNKI
- the lspA gene encoding signal peptidase II; the protein is MKKRIVLSLIIALAVIVLDQITKYLARTHIGAYESIELLPLLNLVNVQNRGAAFGMFKSFGNIFFICISVAAIIFMSWVIIKDKEDHRIFALLAGGAAGNLIDRLTLGYVVDFVDIAVAGHHWPAFNVADSALSVGMVFMAISILGKKR